A stretch of Blautia liquoris DNA encodes these proteins:
- a CDS encoding BglG family transcription antiterminator, translating into MEENRQNLLLEYMVKKSDTWIKAQTLADKLNVSTRQIRKYIAAINDVCDDCILIKSGPKGYYLIGDNYFSYREKTDHQRADTPQTRQNYIMQKLVASQNGYDVFDFSDELHISIPTIENDLKNIRKTLQSFQLSLKRKKNNICIVGDERAKRSLMRNMIMPDSYNFALKDEVQLLTLHYHFWDLRKNILQILIQENDLFSNDYTLNNIALHVIVMIERIRNGVTLEDNEHDIRTFQNSEQYNSAKQLAQYLSSTYDIQINNAELYYLLVTISNNTTIIDPNAVNIENIDKFIDQKYINIGENVLDKVVQTYHLDPFDNDFKVRFIIHINNLFNRVQSGYLVKNPLTNKLKGTYPLIYDIAVFIAQEFENDYQVHLTEDEIAFIALHIGGYFENSLHNQNKVSCIFIYADYYGIYKKTVEKISNLFSDTLHLKYIISLTQYQQGIYKADLIISAIDMNFNDRYVIIDPFLTDENIDNIRKSTNHILQVNRSQALKSYLHNFVKPDLFYKNPDFKDKFDAIEKMTKMAIDQGFALDSLTESVFQREGLSDTGFNGVAIPHSLREDVLTGFLSFAICETPMTWGEKSVYIVLLIGVNSASRKVFTGVFDILVEVLSEMQNVKELAYARDYDDFLEKLITLTTKI; encoded by the coding sequence TTGGAAGAAAATCGTCAAAATCTTTTGCTGGAATACATGGTCAAAAAAAGTGATACGTGGATAAAGGCTCAAACGTTAGCAGATAAATTAAATGTTTCCACAAGACAAATCCGAAAGTATATCGCGGCGATTAATGACGTTTGCGATGATTGCATACTGATTAAATCTGGCCCTAAGGGTTATTATTTAATTGGCGACAACTATTTTTCATATAGAGAAAAAACAGACCATCAAAGAGCAGATACTCCACAGACACGTCAGAATTATATTATGCAAAAATTAGTCGCATCCCAAAATGGGTATGATGTCTTTGACTTTTCTGATGAATTACATATTAGCATTCCAACCATAGAAAACGACCTGAAAAATATCAGAAAAACCTTACAATCTTTTCAACTTTCTTTAAAACGTAAGAAAAATAATATATGTATTGTTGGTGACGAACGGGCCAAGCGCTCCTTAATGCGCAACATGATCATGCCCGACAGCTATAATTTTGCCTTAAAGGACGAAGTTCAGCTGCTGACATTACATTATCATTTCTGGGATTTACGAAAAAATATATTGCAAATACTGATACAGGAAAATGATTTATTTTCGAATGACTATACCCTAAACAATATTGCATTACATGTCATTGTGATGATCGAAAGAATACGTAACGGTGTCACCCTTGAAGATAATGAACACGATATTCGTACTTTTCAGAATTCCGAACAATATAACTCCGCAAAACAGCTGGCTCAATACCTTAGTTCCACCTATGATATTCAGATTAACAATGCCGAGCTTTATTATTTACTGGTGACCATTTCAAACAATACTACCATTATTGACCCTAATGCCGTTAACATTGAAAACATTGATAAATTTATCGATCAGAAGTATATTAACATAGGCGAAAATGTTCTTGATAAGGTTGTGCAAACGTATCATCTTGATCCTTTTGATAATGATTTTAAAGTACGGTTTATCATCCATATCAACAACCTCTTTAATCGTGTGCAAAGTGGATATCTTGTTAAAAACCCGTTAACCAACAAGCTCAAGGGAACCTATCCTCTAATCTATGATATCGCAGTTTTTATCGCTCAAGAATTCGAAAATGATTACCAAGTTCATCTAACTGAGGATGAGATTGCTTTTATTGCTCTGCACATCGGCGGATACTTCGAGAATAGTTTACACAACCAGAACAAAGTATCCTGTATCTTCATCTATGCCGATTACTACGGCATTTATAAGAAAACAGTAGAGAAAATATCAAACCTTTTTTCTGATACACTGCATTTAAAATATATTATTTCTCTAACTCAATATCAGCAGGGTATTTATAAAGCAGATCTTATTATTTCTGCAATCGATATGAACTTTAATGATCGCTATGTGATTATTGATCCATTTCTTACCGATGAAAATATAGATAATATCAGGAAAAGCACAAATCACATTCTGCAAGTCAACAGATCGCAGGCCTTAAAATCTTATCTTCACAATTTTGTTAAACCGGATTTGTTTTATAAAAATCCTGATTTCAAAGATAAGTTTGACGCTATTGAAAAAATGACAAAAATGGCCATTGACCAGGGCTTTGCACTTGACAGTCTGACAGAAAGTGTTTTTCAGCGCGAAGGCTTATCTGATACCGGTTTTAATGGTGTCGCTATTCCCCATTCGCTGCGAGAGGATGTTTTGACTGGATTTCTCTCCTTTGCCATCTGCGAAACGCCAATGACATGGGGCGAAAAATCTGTATATATTGTTTTACTAATTGGCGTAAATAGCGCTTCACGAAAAGTTTTTACAGGGGTATTTGATATCTTGGTAGAAGTATTGTCTGAGATGCAAAATGTAAAAGAATTAGCATATGCCAGGGATTACGATGATTTTTTAGAAAAACTAATCACTTTAACAACAAAAATTTAA
- a CDS encoding DUF3100 domain-containing protein produces MEHAKTAVKKYWKVYVAAVVLAILCDMIGTVKINTPIGTLTLFPMVFAVILGGLLGPDVLKLLDTEQSKAGGSLVLVVLAPFMAKMGISAGANLGKLVAVGPALILQEFGNLGTIFLSLPIALLLGLKKEAIGACYSINRDSNLGLTTDIYGPDAAETKGTFAVYIVGSVIGTVFISILASAVASWDIFHPLALGMASGVGSGSMMLAATGVLGEIYPTYADDIMVLGGTSDMLTGIIGIYMGTFIGLPLTRKLYALLEPKLGRKKQREN; encoded by the coding sequence ATGGAGCATGCAAAAACAGCAGTTAAGAAGTACTGGAAGGTGTATGTCGCTGCGGTGGTTTTGGCAATACTATGTGATATGATTGGGACTGTAAAAATCAACACACCGATCGGAACACTGACATTATTTCCGATGGTATTTGCAGTCATACTTGGCGGTCTTTTAGGGCCGGATGTTCTGAAACTGCTGGATACTGAACAGTCTAAAGCCGGAGGATCTCTGGTACTGGTCGTATTAGCGCCATTTATGGCCAAAATGGGGATCTCAGCAGGGGCAAATCTGGGCAAACTAGTAGCTGTTGGACCGGCACTTATTCTACAAGAGTTTGGTAATTTGGGAACTATTTTTTTATCACTGCCGATTGCACTTCTTCTTGGTTTGAAAAAAGAGGCGATCGGAGCCTGTTATTCAATTAACCGAGATTCAAATCTGGGACTTACCACCGATATATATGGACCGGATGCAGCAGAGACAAAAGGTACATTCGCAGTCTATATTGTGGGCTCGGTAATCGGTACTGTCTTTATTAGCATATTGGCAAGTGCTGTGGCATCCTGGGACATCTTTCATCCCCTTGCTCTTGGAATGGCCAGTGGCGTGGGAAGCGGTTCTATGATGCTGGCAGCTACCGGTGTATTAGGGGAAATATATCCGACTTATGCAGATGATATCATGGTACTTGGAGGTACCAGCGATATGCTTACCGGCATCATCGGGATATATATGGGCACCTTTATAGGATTGCCACTGACCAGAAAATTGTACGCCTTGCTGGAGCCAAAATTAGGGAGAAAGAAGCAGAGGGAGAACTAG
- a CDS encoding LysR family transcriptional regulator, translating into MTLQQMRYFVKVADYGSISETAKRLFAAPSSISAAVRTVEEYYGVTAFVRTSKGVTLTAAGKELVIEFNGILNRLYYLDLKYEGKKGNKQSLFISAQHHIFGMDSFMSMIKTIDLQDYHTGFHECKTSEVFTHVEKGWSDLGLIFFDSQSKGQIMQELRGRGIVFNHIAYRTAHVYLADTHPLASNKEIRGEELEAFPFITYDHVPGVNSAYTEMIIPYYKMNKVISVSDRAAAYSLMRHMHGFVIGSGYHTCDLAYRDILAIPLCEGATLELGWIVRNNYILSDAAQEFLKLLKKSETQL; encoded by the coding sequence ATGACATTACAGCAAATGAGGTATTTTGTCAAAGTGGCAGATTACGGTTCCATCAGTGAGACGGCAAAGCGATTGTTTGCAGCACCGTCCAGTATATCCGCTGCGGTCAGGACAGTGGAAGAATATTACGGTGTTACAGCATTTGTGCGTACTTCAAAGGGGGTTACCCTGACGGCCGCTGGAAAAGAATTAGTGATTGAATTCAATGGGATTTTGAATCGTTTATACTATCTGGACTTGAAATATGAAGGTAAAAAAGGGAATAAACAAAGCCTGTTTATCTCAGCGCAGCACCATATCTTTGGAATGGATTCTTTTATGTCAATGATTAAAACAATAGATTTACAAGACTATCATACCGGATTCCATGAATGCAAAACGTCGGAAGTATTCACTCATGTGGAAAAAGGATGGTCTGATCTGGGCCTGATTTTCTTTGACAGCCAAAGTAAGGGACAGATTATGCAGGAGCTTCGAGGAAGGGGAATCGTCTTTAACCATATCGCATATCGTACAGCCCATGTTTACCTCGCAGATACACATCCACTTGCCAGCAATAAAGAGATCAGAGGGGAGGAGTTAGAAGCTTTTCCGTTTATTACTTATGACCATGTGCCCGGTGTGAATTCGGCATATACAGAAATGATCATTCCCTATTACAAGATGAATAAAGTGATATCAGTCTCAGATCGTGCAGCTGCCTATTCGCTGATGCGTCACATGCATGGGTTTGTGATCGGAAGCGGCTATCACACATGCGATCTTGCATATCGAGATATTCTGGCTATTCCCCTCTGCGAAGGAGCGACACTCGAACTGGGGTGGATCGTAAGAAATAATTACATATTGTCAGATGCAGCTCAAGAGTTTCTAAAATTACTCAAAAAAAGTGAGACACAGCTGTAG
- a CDS encoding HPr family phosphocarrier protein, which translates to MREFKYTITDPMGMHARPAGQFVKEASRYQSSITLTKGGKSVDVKKIFAVMGLAVKCGEEVKISLDGADEDEAADGLRDFMEENL; encoded by the coding sequence ATGAGGGAATTCAAATATACCATTACGGATCCTATGGGGATGCATGCAAGACCGGCAGGACAGTTTGTGAAAGAAGCATCTCGTTATCAAAGTAGTATCACACTGACAAAGGGCGGCAAGAGCGTTGATGTAAAGAAAATTTTCGCTGTGATGGGACTTGCAGTCAAGTGTGGTGAGGAAGTCAAGATTTCACTGGATGGAGCAGATGAGGATGAGGCTGCTGATGGCCTTAGGGACTTTATGGAAGAAAATCTATAA
- a CDS encoding molybdopterin molybdotransferase MoeA translates to MNSKHVSADDLATKVLSKDKREKGCARLAAIELEEALELLTKRVNKNTKTEKLDLLSALGRVCAEEVTARVPVPHFPKSGMDGYALRSCDTKGASRDHPIHFRVVGEICAGDEIYLTAEAFTAVRVMTGGMVPKGYDCVIRQEDTDYGQEQVEIYVEAEPWQNYCHIGEDIEAGRHIISSGTRLNAGHIGVLASLGIPEITVFTVPKVGIISTGNELRPLACPIGKVGVYPSSAYTIAAKLKSKGMDVSFMEVCADDASSFSELVNTKINEIDLLITTGALSVGKRDFLAGALEEMGAERIFQKVNMRPGTPVMASLFQGKLILSLSGYPFAAMVNFQLFFWPAVAKMTGDDSLVWRKTGKTVAQGNMKEAKKRRFLQAFADDEGVHIYDRNQQSSVLSEMLYSNCIIDQKQGTAISPGDTVEVIYWD, encoded by the coding sequence ATGAATTCGAAGCATGTATCAGCTGATGATTTGGCAACGAAAGTGTTGTCAAAAGACAAGAGAGAGAAAGGATGCGCACGATTGGCTGCAATAGAATTAGAAGAGGCACTTGAACTGCTGACGAAACGTGTGAACAAGAATACAAAAACAGAGAAGCTGGATCTTTTATCGGCTCTCGGCAGAGTCTGTGCAGAGGAGGTGACAGCGAGGGTGCCTGTTCCTCATTTCCCAAAGTCGGGAATGGATGGATATGCACTTCGAAGCTGTGATACAAAAGGGGCTTCCAGGGATCACCCCATTCACTTTCGGGTTGTCGGCGAGATTTGTGCCGGGGATGAAATTTATCTGACGGCAGAGGCTTTTACAGCCGTTCGCGTCATGACCGGTGGTATGGTGCCAAAGGGATACGACTGTGTGATACGGCAGGAAGACACCGATTATGGACAGGAACAAGTAGAAATCTATGTGGAAGCAGAGCCCTGGCAGAACTATTGTCACATCGGGGAAGATATTGAAGCCGGAAGACATATAATATCTTCCGGGACTCGCCTGAATGCAGGACATATCGGTGTTCTCGCCAGTTTGGGAATTCCGGAGATCACAGTGTTTACCGTTCCCAAGGTGGGTATTATCTCTACAGGCAATGAGCTGAGGCCTCTTGCGTGCCCAATAGGAAAAGTGGGCGTCTATCCAAGCAGTGCTTATACAATTGCAGCCAAGCTGAAGTCCAAAGGCATGGATGTGTCCTTTATGGAAGTGTGTGCTGACGATGCCAGTAGTTTTTCGGAACTGGTGAATACGAAAATCAATGAGATAGATTTGCTTATTACTACTGGAGCACTCTCTGTGGGAAAGAGAGATTTTCTGGCAGGAGCACTGGAAGAGATGGGAGCAGAAAGGATTTTTCAAAAAGTGAACATGCGTCCCGGTACTCCTGTTATGGCGTCGTTGTTTCAAGGTAAACTGATACTGAGTCTGTCAGGTTACCCCTTTGCCGCGATGGTGAATTTCCAGTTGTTTTTCTGGCCGGCTGTGGCGAAGATGACAGGGGATGATTCCCTCGTATGGAGAAAAACAGGGAAGACAGTAGCACAGGGAAACATGAAGGAAGCAAAAAAAAGGCGGTTTCTTCAGGCGTTTGCCGATGATGAGGGGGTACATATTTATGACAGGAATCAGCAATCCTCGGTCTTGTCGGAGATGCTCTATTCAAACTGTATTATTGACCAGAAGCAGGGAACAGCGATTTCACCCGGCGATACAGTAGAAGTTATTTATTGGGATTAA
- a CDS encoding PTS lactose/cellobiose transporter subunit IIA, whose protein sequence is MEKVTSEQLNQAAMQMIMLAGDSRTLLTEVINETLEGASAEEVDEKIKSAKEKIVEAHRIQTDMIQSSIEDNELQTTLLFSHAQDTLMTIYSEQNMTKHIIHMYRKLSEQMKQ, encoded by the coding sequence ATGGAAAAAGTAACGAGTGAGCAATTAAATCAAGCCGCAATGCAAATGATTATGTTGGCCGGTGATAGCAGAACTTTGTTGACAGAAGTGATAAATGAGACGCTTGAGGGGGCATCTGCTGAAGAAGTAGATGAAAAAATAAAAAGTGCTAAAGAAAAAATAGTAGAGGCACATCGAATCCAGACGGATATGATTCAGAGCAGCATTGAAGATAATGAACTGCAGACAACACTTTTATTCTCGCATGCTCAAGATACACTTATGACTATCTACTCAGAGCAAAATATGACAAAGCATATCATTCATATGTATCGCAAATTATCGGAACAGATGAAGCAATAA
- a CDS encoding PTS sugar transporter subunit IIB, translating into MKVLLVCGSGASSGFMAVNMRKAAAKKGIKLEVIARSESEIETYIDEIDALMVGPHLAYIMDDIDEYTDGRDVKVILMKSDYYAALDGEKAIEHLMESMGGSL; encoded by the coding sequence ATGAAGGTTTTACTAGTTTGTGGATCAGGTGCAAGTTCAGGGTTTATGGCTGTCAATATGCGAAAAGCGGCAGCAAAAAAAGGAATTAAATTAGAGGTTATAGCAAGAAGTGAGTCGGAAATTGAGACCTATATTGATGAGATTGATGCTTTGATGGTTGGCCCTCATCTGGCCTATATTATGGATGATATAGATGAATATACCGATGGCCGTGATGTTAAGGTGATTCTAATGAAGTCAGATTACTATGCTGCACTGGATGGTGAAAAGGCAATCGAGCATTTGATGGAAAGCATGGGAGGATCACTATGA
- the fdhF gene encoding formate dehydrogenase subunit alpha, producing MVTLTIDNQSCTVPEGTTILKAAESLGINIPTLCYLKELAPDASCRMCIVEIKGGRKGGLVPSCSEHCAEDMVVYTRSERVVEARRFILDLLLSNHNLDCFTCARNGSCKLQEYCLEYGVERTSFAIGKHISAEADTTNRFYEFRPDKCIMCHRCTRVCEKLQGRDVLSIAGRGFDAHISTCYDIARTDPTCESCGNCVSACPTGALSSYDQKKNYRSFEVTSTRTTCPHCAVGCQYDLLVKNGKIVGVDPAKGPSNQGMLCVKGRYGSYKFVHAGDRLTSPLIKKDGNFEPASWEEALSLIADKFKQIKKEEGPDAIAGFSCSRSSNEDNYMFQKMMRAAVGTNNVDNCARVCHSPSVAGLATTLGSGAMTNPFDDITAPDVDVMLIVGTNPEEAYPVFGSKIRRAVREGCKLIVVDPRSIGLAKSAAVHLQIKPGTNVAFANGMMHIILEDGLADMEYIKERTEGFEELKEILKDYTPEKVAKICGIDADDLRKAAHLYAKAKKAPIMYSLGVTEHSTGTEGVMSLSNLAMMVGKIGRSGCGINPIRGQNNVQGACDMGCLPGDFPGYQKVKNPDVRKKFSEHWGTTLSSADGFTATRIPEAVAEGKVKALYIFGEDPVRTDPDITHIKKMLKSLDFLVVQELFMTKTAEYADVVLPGMSYAEKEGTFTNSERRVQRIRKAVELEGDMRPDAEIFYDVMNRLGYPQPTLSASEIMQEIAELTPSYHGISHARLDAGETLQWPCKDEKDKGAAILHVDKFTRGLGYFYPAKYQPSAELPDEEYPFTMITGRMLYHYNAGAMTQRTEGLNELCPSSYMEMHKVDADSLGIKNGDRVKVASRRGEIETTAIVADKVKSGEVFMPFHFEDGNVNYLTNAAIDSFANVPEYKACAVRIKRA from the coding sequence ATGGTGACACTTACCATAGACAATCAGTCGTGTACTGTGCCGGAAGGTACAACGATTTTGAAAGCGGCCGAAAGTCTGGGAATCAATATCCCGACACTCTGCTACTTAAAAGAACTGGCTCCCGATGCCTCCTGTCGTATGTGTATTGTTGAGATAAAGGGCGGGCGAAAGGGAGGTCTTGTACCCTCTTGTTCCGAGCACTGTGCCGAAGACATGGTTGTCTATACTCGCTCCGAGCGAGTTGTGGAAGCACGCAGATTTATCTTGGATCTGCTTCTTAGCAACCACAATCTGGACTGTTTTACCTGCGCGCGCAACGGAAGCTGTAAATTGCAGGAGTACTGTCTGGAATATGGAGTTGAGAGAACCAGCTTTGCAATCGGAAAACACATATCCGCAGAGGCGGACACTACGAATCGCTTTTATGAGTTCCGCCCTGACAAATGTATCATGTGCCACAGATGTACACGTGTCTGTGAAAAGCTGCAGGGCCGCGATGTACTCAGTATAGCAGGGCGCGGATTTGATGCCCATATCTCTACTTGTTATGATATTGCCCGAACAGATCCGACTTGTGAATCCTGCGGAAATTGTGTTTCTGCATGCCCTACAGGTGCTCTTTCTTCCTACGACCAAAAAAAGAATTACCGGTCCTTTGAAGTGACTTCTACACGAACCACCTGCCCACATTGTGCAGTCGGCTGTCAGTATGACCTGTTGGTCAAAAACGGCAAAATCGTTGGAGTCGATCCTGCCAAAGGTCCATCCAATCAGGGAATGCTTTGTGTGAAAGGAAGATATGGTTCCTATAAATTTGTACATGCGGGTGACAGGTTGACGAGTCCTCTAATAAAGAAAGATGGCAATTTCGAGCCGGCCAGCTGGGAGGAAGCGCTAAGCCTTATCGCAGATAAATTCAAGCAGATTAAGAAAGAAGAAGGACCAGATGCAATTGCCGGATTCTCCTGCTCTCGTTCATCAAATGAAGACAATTATATGTTCCAGAAAATGATGCGTGCGGCAGTGGGAACTAACAACGTGGATAATTGCGCCCGTGTCTGTCATAGCCCATCCGTTGCGGGTCTTGCAACGACACTGGGATCGGGTGCCATGACAAACCCATTCGATGACATTACAGCTCCTGATGTAGACGTGATGCTGATTGTAGGCACCAATCCGGAGGAGGCATACCCGGTGTTCGGGTCAAAGATTCGCCGCGCAGTACGCGAGGGGTGCAAATTAATCGTTGTCGATCCCAGAAGTATTGGACTGGCAAAAAGTGCCGCAGTACATCTTCAGATAAAGCCCGGAACGAATGTGGCCTTTGCCAACGGTATGATGCATATCATTCTGGAAGATGGTCTGGCCGATATGGAATATATCAAAGAGCGCACAGAGGGCTTTGAAGAATTGAAGGAGATCTTGAAAGATTACACACCCGAAAAGGTGGCAAAAATCTGCGGTATTGATGCCGATGACCTCCGAAAGGCGGCACATCTGTATGCCAAAGCCAAGAAGGCTCCAATTATGTACAGTCTGGGAGTTACGGAGCACTCTACCGGTACGGAAGGTGTGATGAGCCTGTCCAACCTGGCTATGATGGTGGGAAAAATTGGGCGTTCCGGCTGCGGAATTAATCCGATACGAGGACAAAACAATGTGCAGGGTGCCTGCGATATGGGATGCCTGCCGGGAGATTTTCCGGGTTATCAAAAGGTAAAGAATCCGGATGTGCGAAAGAAGTTTTCCGAACACTGGGGGACAACACTAAGCTCTGCAGACGGTTTTACAGCGACAAGAATACCGGAAGCCGTTGCGGAGGGCAAGGTGAAGGCGTTGTATATTTTCGGAGAAGACCCGGTGCGCACCGACCCGGATATCACACATATTAAAAAGATGCTCAAAAGCCTGGATTTTCTGGTTGTCCAGGAACTGTTTATGACCAAAACAGCCGAATATGCGGATGTGGTCCTGCCAGGCATGTCATATGCAGAAAAGGAAGGCACCTTTACCAATTCTGAGAGAAGAGTGCAGCGGATTCGGAAAGCAGTGGAACTTGAAGGAGATATGAGGCCGGATGCAGAGATCTTTTACGATGTGATGAACCGACTGGGATATCCACAGCCCACATTGAGTGCAAGTGAGATTATGCAGGAAATTGCAGAACTTACGCCTTCCTACCATGGTATCAGCCATGCCCGCCTGGATGCAGGGGAAACTTTGCAGTGGCCATGCAAGGATGAAAAAGATAAAGGCGCGGCGATTTTACATGTAGACAAGTTCACCAGAGGACTTGGATATTTCTATCCGGCGAAGTATCAGCCTTCCGCAGAACTTCCGGATGAAGAATACCCGTTTACCATGATTACAGGCCGTATGTTGTATCACTATAATGCAGGAGCCATGACACAGCGTACGGAAGGACTTAACGAACTTTGTCCCTCCTCCTATATGGAGATGCATAAAGTCGATGCAGATTCTCTTGGAATTAAGAATGGAGATCGGGTAAAAGTAGCCTCTCGGCGCGGCGAGATCGAGACAACAGCGATTGTCGCAGATAAAGTCAAGTCCGGAGAAGTATTTATGCCCTTCCATTTTGAAGACGGAAATGTCAACTACCTGACAAATGCGGCAATCGACAGCTTCGCAAATGTACCGGAATATAAAGCATGCGCAGTGCGTATTAAGCGTGCGTGA
- a CDS encoding DUF6440 family protein, translating into MINKKEKRFVIKGEESFEGGKLVVIVDKETGVNYISYVGLGASALTPLLDEKGNVIAEK; encoded by the coding sequence ATGATTAATAAAAAAGAAAAACGATTTGTCATAAAGGGTGAGGAGAGTTTTGAAGGTGGAAAATTAGTGGTCATCGTCGATAAGGAAACTGGTGTAAATTACATTTCTTATGTAGGTTTAGGTGCATCGGCATTAACACCTTTGTTAGACGAAAAGGGAAATGTTATCGCGGAAAAATAG
- a CDS encoding amidohydrolase family protein, whose protein sequence is MDTCDILIKGCRILRPDMSVSDVCSVVIQNSYIKKIGNEKELENEFTAKESLDGSGKLLMPGLVDGHTHTCQQLLRGRVSDEYPMVWTRFLVPFESNLRPEDSYVSAQLSCLEMIKNGTTAFADSGGVHMDRVADAVLESGMRAAIAKSTMDMGNAITGAMKETAEESIEHTRELYKNYHNAGNGRISIWFAIRQVMTCSPKLIEMVRDSAAQLHTGIHAHLCEHKDEVSYCLQNYKLRPVQFLESMGVLGPNLLTAHNVMLSDEDISTLAKRDVKIIHCPRANLANHGFPKAPQIVNAGLNVGLGCDGAAPSNLDLFDEMKILRYSMIAYWGLPSFDPVVMTCPTVLKMATQGGATAIGEGERLGSVEEGKKADVILLNIDQPHLTPSQNLVNTIVEAANGHDVTDSIIDGRIVMKNREVLTLDEEKIRREAQLHMESIIKRAY, encoded by the coding sequence ATGGATACCTGTGATATTTTAATCAAAGGCTGTCGTATTCTGAGACCGGATATGTCAGTGTCAGATGTGTGTAGTGTAGTAATTCAAAACTCATATATCAAAAAAATCGGAAATGAAAAAGAGCTGGAAAATGAATTTACCGCAAAAGAGTCTCTTGATGGAAGTGGAAAGCTTTTGATGCCGGGTCTGGTGGACGGTCATACACATACTTGCCAACAACTGCTCAGAGGACGAGTTTCTGATGAATATCCGATGGTCTGGACGAGATTTCTGGTTCCTTTTGAAAGTAATCTAAGACCAGAAGACTCTTATGTCAGTGCTCAGTTATCTTGTCTGGAAATGATAAAAAATGGAACCACTGCATTTGCCGATTCCGGTGGTGTACATATGGATCGGGTGGCTGATGCAGTCCTGGAGTCAGGTATGCGTGCAGCGATAGCCAAATCAACGATGGATATGGGAAATGCCATCACCGGAGCGATGAAGGAAACTGCCGAAGAATCCATTGAACACACGCGGGAATTATACAAGAATTATCATAATGCCGGCAATGGAAGAATTTCTATTTGGTTTGCAATTCGCCAGGTAATGACCTGCTCACCAAAACTAATCGAGATGGTCAGAGATTCCGCAGCCCAGTTACATACGGGCATTCATGCTCACCTATGTGAACACAAGGATGAAGTAAGTTACTGCCTGCAAAACTATAAGCTCCGTCCGGTTCAATTTCTGGAATCTATGGGAGTACTAGGGCCTAATCTGTTAACCGCCCATAATGTCATGCTCTCAGATGAAGACATTTCCACTCTCGCAAAGCGGGATGTAAAGATTATTCATTGCCCAAGAGCGAATCTGGCAAACCACGGATTCCCTAAAGCACCTCAGATTGTAAATGCAGGTCTAAACGTCGGACTTGGATGTGACGGCGCAGCTCCTTCTAATCTCGATTTGTTTGATGAAATGAAGATACTGCGTTACAGTATGATTGCATATTGGGGACTTCCTTCCTTTGATCCTGTAGTGATGACCTGTCCGACCGTTCTTAAGATGGCGACCCAGGGAGGTGCGACAGCTATTGGTGAAGGCGAACGGCTGGGGAGTGTAGAAGAAGGAAAAAAGGCCGACGTTATCCTGTTAAATATCGATCAGCCACATCTGACTCCCTCACAAAATCTTGTGAATACGATTGTAGAGGCTGCGAATGGACACGATGTGACGGATTCTATTATTGATGGCAGAATTGTTATGAAGAACAGAGAAGTGCTGACACTGGATGAAGAAAAGATACGCAGAGAAGCACAGCTTCATATGGAGAGCATTATAAAAAGGGCATATTAA